In one window of Temnothorax longispinosus isolate EJ_2023e chromosome 11, Tlon_JGU_v1, whole genome shotgun sequence DNA:
- the Naa80 gene encoding N-alpha-acetyltransferase 80 isoform X2 — MKSLNVSCDGFPTCLVLINDENKVLGHCKISLVARSKVSCFIESVVIDYRCRSRGLGSRLLRGVEEYVAKRGLKNIYLKTDGQEVFYYKNGYKVCDPFKAYGINDIITASPPLGRTRFKERNGDQSAGQPPPPPPPPPMPAFQLSKFFDMRMLSQKTHMVKKL; from the exons ATGAAATCTCTGAATGTATCTTGCGACGGTTTTCCCACGTGTCTGGTTCTAATTAACGATGAGAACAAGGTTCTCGGGCACTGCAAGATATCTCTGGTGGCCAGATCGAAAGTCAGCTGCTTCATAGAGTCTG TTGTAATCGACTATCGGTGTAGATCTCGAGGATTAGGATCTAGACTGTTGCGCGGCGTGGAGGAGTACGTCGCGAAAAGAGGCCTGAAGAACATCTACCTAAAGACGGACGGTCAGGAAGTGTTTTATTACAAGAACGGATACAAGGTGTGCGATCCATTTAAAGCTTACGGCATTAACGACATCATAACCGCCAGTCCGCCCCTCGGCAGGACAAGATTCAAAGAACGGAACGGCGATCAGTCCGCCGGACAaccgccaccaccaccaccaccgcccCCGATGCCGGCGTTTCAATTGTCAAAGTTTTTCGACATGCGTATGCTGTCTCAAAAGACGCACATGGTGAAAAAATTGTGA